In Sardina pilchardus chromosome 8, fSarPil1.1, whole genome shotgun sequence, a genomic segment contains:
- the LOC134089614 gene encoding nipped-B-like protein B, with translation MASVYTITTGETLNTHERFKSHLPWGSCKNVSNSKDCDVILAFCPVTSRVGTDIEAALRVIPEGKPLALVVLHHTFDSNYTLPDTKRFMKRPDSITVDSLFTDDGLMRCPCNDDAVRTVAKFLQQHGKRPRGTLALGLLILILLCVAISTFSNQAAELVHTKKELERMRQNCTKLQGTIDSQAEEIKNYKEMTRIAIEKNHSLKEEVENYTELNRKANETIDSLKKEVENYKEFNRKANETIDSLKKEVENYKELDRKANKTIDSFNKEIDNCKVLDTEAKKEIKSLKKEVENCKELDTEAKKEIKSLKKEVENCKESNREPNKEIHYLKKEVENYKELDRKANEKIGSLEKEVKNCKELEKGKEKDKQPNEKKTDHFLQGVLLLFVLSFVGYVINMYGRMKRDDKKGEESSAATVNFKAPDPNLTRESSMQHSLEDAIAGINIQKVGKSDSQRNVTEKDGKKWEEEENSTEGHGDSEKEESKEDGNMKQARRRQGKKTTGKQKSKP, from the exons ATGGCATCTGTGTACACTATCACTACTGGTGAAACACTGAACACCCATGAAAGATTCAAGTCACATCTCCCTTGGGGTTCATGCAAAAATGTCTCTAACAGCAAAGACTGTGACGTCATCCTGGCATTCTGTCCAGTCACGTCTCGAGTCGGGACTGACATTGAGGCAGCGTTGCGAGTCATTCCAG AGGGTAAACCTTTAGCGTTGGTGGTGCTTCACCACACATTTGACAGCAACTACACTTTGCCCGACACAAAGAGGTTCATGAAGCGGCCCGACTCCATCACTGTGGACAGCCTGTTCACCGATGACGGACTGATGAGATGCCCTTGTAATGATGACGCAGTGCGAACTGTCGCCAAGTTCCTGCAGCAACATGGGAAACGCCCAAGAGGCACACTGGCCCTGGGCCTGCTCATCCTCATCTTGTTGTGTGTGGCCATTTCCACATTTTCCAACCAAGCAGCAGAGTTAGTTCATACCAAGAAAGAACTTGAAAGGATGAGGCAAAACTGTACGAAATTACAGGGGACAATTGACTCTCAAGCGGAAGAAATTAAGAACTATAAGGAAATGACAAGGatagcaattgaaaaaaatcaCTCTCTCAAGGAGGAGGTTGAAAACTATACGGAATTAAACAGGAAAGCAAATGAAACAATTGACTCTCTCAAGAAAGAGGTTGAAAACTATAAAGAATTTAACAGGAAAGCAAATGAAACAATTGACTCGCTCAAGAAAGAGGTTGAAAACTATAAAGAACTGGACAGAAAGGCAAATAAAACCATTGACTCTTTCAACAAAGAGATTGACAACTGTAAGGTATTGGACACAGAAGCAAAGAAAGAAATTAAGTCTCTCAAAAAAGAGGTTGAAAACTGTAAGGAATTGGACACAGAAGCAAAGAAAGAAATCAAGTCTCTCAAAAAAGAGGTTGAAAACTGTAAGGAATCGAACAGAGAACcaaataaagaaattcattatcTCAAGAAAGAGGTTGAAAATTATAAGGAATTGGACAGGAAAGCAAATGAAAAAATTGGTTCTCTCGAGAAAGAGGTTAAAAACTGTAAGGAATtggaaaaaggaaaggaaaaggaTAAACAACCTAATGAGAAAAAGACAGATCACTTTTTACAAGGTGTGTTGCTGCTGTTCGTGTTGTCCTTTGTTGGGTATGTCATAAACATGTATGGCAGAATGAAAAGAGATGATAAAAAGGGGGAGGAGAGCAGCGCAGCGACCGTCAACTTCAAGGCACCTGACCCTAACCTAACCCGAGAGTCTTCCATGCAGCACTCCCTGGAAGACGCCATTGCAGGCATAAATATCCAAAAGGTGGGAAAAAGTGATAGCCAAagaaatgtaacagagaaggATGGCAAaaagtgggaggaggaggagaatagcACAGAGGGACACGGGGACAGTGAAAAAGAAGAATCAAAGGAGGATGGCAATATGAAACAGGCAAGAAGAAGACAGGGCAAGAAGACGACAGGGAAGCAGAAAAGTAAGCCTTAA
- the LOC134089714 gene encoding dematin-like: MMMHKQPAITSPGSVCSLRGPHLPGSPAVTIVAKMDDQVIGYKDLAAIPKDKAILDIERPDLMMYEPHFSYTPSELSECRERSMSPRSISPPPSPETLPKDPRDWLEQSTSGGSSPASTTQTSKTSKTSRSSTSSTTKTAQQQHFHRPENGTNIYKKPPIYKQDLSAHVPQSKHIEDLIIESSKFPAAQPPDPNQPSKIETDYWPCPPSLAVMETEWQKKKSQRKAEEGNEEDEEYDDGDLSDDLWSVRLMQKQELNKIQSNLGKLILKEEIEGGAPIRRKTRSLPDRTPVQLGSKSTSFTSHDRTGGLARLQSAEFSSSPNADKNGQAFQVCVRVCGGGQNGDASRGRMDRGNSLPSMLEQKICPYEMLMVTQKGRSKLPPGVDRTRLERHLAPEEFLRLFGMPIEEFDRLSLWKRNELKKRVCLF; encoded by the exons ATGATGATGCACAAG CAGCCAGCCATTACGTCACCCGGAAGCGTTTGCTCTCTCCGGGGACCTCATTTGCCAGGGTCACCAGCGGTTACCATTGTG GCTAAGATGGACGACCAGGTCATTGGGTATAAGGACCTGGCCGCCATCCCTAAAGACAAGGCTATACTGGACATCGAGCGGCCGGACCTCATGATGTACGAGCCCCACTTCAGCTACACGCCTTCGGAGCTCTCAGAGTGCAGAGAG AGGTCCATGTCGCCTCGTTCCATCTCCCCACCACCATCTCCTGAG ACTCTGCCCAAAGACCCCAGGGACTGGCTGGAGCAGAGCACCTCCGGAGGCTCGTCCCCCGCCTCCACCACGCagaccagcaagaccagcaagaccagcaggagctccacctcctccaccaccaagaccgcccagcagcagcactttCACAGGCCAG agaACGGCACCAATATATACAAGAAGCCACCCATTTATAAGCAAG acctaTCAGCTCATGTCCCACAAAGCAAGCACATTGAGGATCTGATCATTGAGTCCTCCAAGTTCCCAGCAGCTCAGCCACCCGATCCCAACCAGCCCTCCAAGATAGAGACAGACTACTGGCCCTGCCCACCCTCACTGGCTGTTATGG AGACAGAGTGGCAGAAGAAGAAGTCACAGCGGAAGGCCGAAGAGGGGaacgaggaggatgaggagtatGACGACGGGGATCTGTCCGACGACTTGTGGAGTGTCAGGCTAATGCAAAAACAGGAGCTCAATAAG ATCCAGTCAAACTTGGGTAAGTTGATCCTGAAGGAGGAGATTGAGGGAGGTGCTCCTATACGCCGGAAAACCCGCTCTCTGCCTGATCGAACCCCAGTGcaactag ggTCCAAATCCACCTCTTTCACATCACacgacagaaccggcggcctggCACGG CTGCAGTCTGCCGAGTTCTCCTCTTCCCCCAATGCTGATAAAAATGGACAAG CTTTTCAG gtgtgtgtgcgtgtgtgtggcggcggGCAGAATGGAGACGCCTCCCGGGGGAGAATGGACAGAGGGAACTCACTGCCCAGTATGCTGGAacagaag ATTTGTCCCTATGAAATGCTCATGGTGACCCAGAAGGGTAGAAGCAAGCTCCCACCCGGAGTGGACCGCACAAGACTGGAG AGACACCTGGCACCCGAGGAATTCCTCAGACTCTTTGGAATGCCCATCGAGGAATTTGATCGGCTGTCCCTGTGGAAGCGGAACGAACTGAAGAAACGAGTGTGCCTCTTCTAG